The following are from one region of the Halorussus rarus genome:
- a CDS encoding thiamine pyrophosphate-binding protein, with translation MTDEYTGADLFVDALERYGVSRVFGNPGTTELPVMEAIGDSDLEYVLGLHEDVAVGMAAGYASTRRYHADRAERAGRADGDEPEEQSGGEAPVNPVGVVNLHVAPGLAHGLGNLYGAAVAGAPLVVTAGNHSTDFRHEEPILSGDLASMASEFAKWSDEVRDVSALPAMLRRAFRVALTPPTGPVFLALPLDAMMTPTDADPERLGEIPDAGRGDPTQIERAADLLADPDEDVALVVGDGVARSGVDAVEAAVEFAEAAGARVHGEILACEIDFPTDHDQWVSYIPPDEDLAATLLGADNLVFAGCSTNTTLTRHDRDLVADDTTCVHVSDDAWQVGKNQPADAAVVGDPGRVLGELAGLVRKRLTGVGRDERLDRVEMVKQMAESRMAAMGEDEADDPRASKAELVDAMERVAGDAYVVDEGVTAKYAMLTRWDFAPEQYVSNKGGGLGYGLPAAVGAAIAEGETDDPRDVVGFVGDGSYLYYPQTLYSAARYDADLTVVIPDNRNYRILKDNTLDLFGGEEDDYEFVGMDFEPPVDIPANAESHGARGRLIEDPDEIESALAAALERDGPDVLDVLVHD, from the coding sequence ATGACCGACGAGTACACCGGCGCCGACCTGTTCGTCGACGCGCTGGAGCGGTACGGCGTCTCGCGGGTGTTCGGCAACCCAGGCACCACGGAACTGCCGGTGATGGAGGCCATCGGCGACAGCGACCTGGAGTACGTCCTCGGCCTCCACGAGGACGTCGCGGTCGGGATGGCCGCGGGCTACGCCTCCACCCGGCGGTACCACGCCGACCGCGCGGAGCGCGCCGGTCGCGCAGACGGCGACGAGCCGGAGGAGCAGTCCGGCGGTGAGGCCCCAGTCAACCCCGTCGGCGTCGTGAACCTCCACGTCGCGCCCGGACTGGCCCACGGCCTGGGCAACCTCTACGGCGCGGCCGTGGCGGGCGCGCCACTGGTCGTGACCGCCGGCAACCACAGCACCGACTTCCGCCACGAGGAGCCCATCCTCTCGGGCGACCTGGCATCGATGGCCAGCGAGTTCGCCAAGTGGAGCGACGAGGTCCGGGACGTCTCGGCGCTGCCGGCGATGCTCCGGCGGGCGTTCCGGGTCGCGCTCACGCCGCCGACCGGCCCGGTGTTCCTCGCGCTCCCGCTCGACGCGATGATGACGCCGACTGACGCCGACCCCGAGCGGCTGGGCGAGATTCCGGACGCCGGCCGGGGCGACCCGACCCAGATCGAGCGGGCGGCCGACCTGCTGGCCGACCCCGACGAGGACGTGGCGCTTGTCGTCGGCGACGGCGTGGCGCGCTCGGGCGTCGACGCGGTCGAGGCTGCGGTCGAGTTCGCGGAGGCCGCGGGCGCCCGGGTCCATGGCGAGATCCTGGCCTGCGAGATCGACTTCCCGACCGACCACGACCAGTGGGTGTCGTACATCCCGCCGGACGAGGACCTCGCGGCCACCCTGCTCGGCGCCGACAACCTCGTCTTCGCGGGCTGTTCGACCAACACCACGCTGACCCGCCACGACCGGGACCTCGTCGCCGACGACACCACGTGCGTCCACGTCAGCGACGACGCCTGGCAGGTCGGGAAGAACCAGCCCGCCGACGCCGCGGTCGTGGGCGACCCCGGCCGCGTGCTCGGCGAGCTCGCCGGCCTCGTCCGCAAGCGACTGACAGGGGTCGGCCGCGACGAGCGCCTCGACCGGGTCGAGATGGTCAAGCAGATGGCCGAGAGCCGGATGGCCGCGATGGGTGAGGACGAGGCAGACGACCCCCGCGCCTCGAAGGCCGAACTCGTCGACGCGATGGAGCGGGTCGCCGGCGACGCCTACGTCGTCGACGAGGGGGTCACCGCCAAGTACGCCATGCTGACCCGGTGGGACTTCGCGCCAGAGCAGTACGTCTCGAACAAGGGCGGCGGGCTCGGCTACGGCCTCCCGGCGGCCGTCGGGGCGGCCATCGCCGAGGGCGAAACCGACGACCCCCGCGACGTGGTCGGGTTCGTCGGCGACGGGTCGTACCTCTACTACCCACAGACGCTCTACTCGGCCGCCCGCTACGACGCCGACCTGACGGTCGTCATCCCGGACAACCGTAACTACCGCATCCTGAAGGACAACACGCTCGATCTGTTCGGCGGCGAGGAGGACGACTACGAGTTCGTCGGCATGGACTTCGAGCCGCCGGTCGACATCCCCGCCAACGCCGAGAGCCACGGCGCCCGCGGGCGGCTGATCGAGGACCCCGACGAGATCGAGTCCGCGCTGGCGGCCGCGCTGGAGCGCGACGGCCCGGACGTGCTGGACGTGCTCGTCCACGACTGA
- a CDS encoding transglutaminaseTgpA domain-containing protein: MSEKPSALLPDDEPARDRLRAALALACALAVVVAGVVVPAVSGAGLGQTPLGSVVPQPGVDPYGGSGGSGGGSAGGGLGALNPGSRTAVGGSLGSDTSAFRSQNAETHFTVRSKAASYWRTGAYDTYTGSGWKRSGDSSPYTGSDRSGGIQGREVQYSVTLRRSATALPSVWRPESVSRTGTDSLSVTDQRAFVAERPVPAGTTYSGVSHRPPRDPALLRTAGRDYPAEIERRYTELPASTDPRLSDFTDELTADADNPYETAGRIESWLESNKTYSLNVSEPAGDDVASQFVFEMERGYCEYFATAMTAMLRTQGVPARYVVGYSTGQSVGANTYRVRAMNAHAWVEAYFPDVGWVRFDPTPGSARLEAEQRAFANQTGADPGRYSPNESGSPGEQFTPNGSADSATTGGGSGSGTAASGGGATGTGTSAGGTPGTQGESGAGTSPDSGTAGTPGGGTGDGSGTATGSGTESGSGTGNADSETGTATGQGDSESAGGSDGTTDGTGGTTGADGGTTGGSDGTTTGRSGDGENAGETTTTTTSADAPANSPYAVELNRTPVPGATVEVTVTRDGSVASGVPVSFNGERVGVTDESGAVTGQVPYAERLRITLGGAGDDAESLAAPDSGARPAGTPPANFDAPMALAGGPPPILAETDRQRSRSTEAGAPGNETNGTEYPLATNATLTVSGEVATGSEVVVIATVRGVPIRNARVTLGNESVGTTDRRGRIRAKLHDSPGNITLAVARGPVAGQRTLTIPRLAVSVDPALPLALPWAPVDVRTTYGDGPLANASVRVGGATRTTDINGTATASLPFRGSAEVVVAAKGQTRRTTVSSLYANLAGILGGLALALSGLGYAAHRRGVSPRSLAAALLGALRAIPDLAVSLLFGAADRLSRAVETALDALAELRAGETTVRELLARFRAWLGERFRAARRSATKGWSPGALGDDPAPDAASPDDPDADSYRTLREAWETFLRAVSVRQPAASTPGELADHAVREDDLPAGPVATLRDAFRDVEYGARSPDDRLPQVEAAVAAIERAIRPEEDDTETPDDDAPTPGGDD, translated from the coding sequence ATGTCCGAGAAGCCGTCCGCGCTCCTGCCCGACGACGAACCGGCCCGCGACAGACTCCGAGCCGCGCTGGCGCTCGCGTGCGCGCTCGCGGTCGTCGTCGCGGGCGTCGTCGTCCCCGCCGTCTCCGGAGCGGGCCTGGGGCAGACCCCGCTCGGGTCGGTCGTCCCCCAGCCCGGCGTCGACCCCTACGGGGGTTCAGGCGGCAGCGGCGGTGGCTCGGCGGGCGGCGGACTGGGCGCGCTCAACCCCGGGAGCCGGACCGCCGTCGGCGGGTCGCTCGGGAGCGATACGAGCGCGTTCCGCTCGCAGAACGCCGAGACCCACTTCACCGTTCGGAGCAAGGCCGCCAGCTACTGGCGGACCGGCGCGTACGACACCTACACCGGGTCGGGCTGGAAGCGGTCGGGCGACAGCAGCCCCTACACCGGTTCTGACCGGAGCGGCGGAATCCAGGGCCGGGAAGTCCAGTACAGCGTGACCCTCCGACGGTCGGCCACCGCGCTGCCGAGCGTCTGGCGACCCGAGTCCGTCTCCCGAACCGGGACCGACTCGCTCTCGGTCACAGACCAGCGCGCGTTCGTCGCCGAGCGGCCGGTGCCCGCCGGGACGACCTACTCGGGGGTCAGCCACCGCCCGCCGCGCGACCCCGCGCTCCTCCGGACCGCGGGCCGGGACTACCCCGCCGAGATCGAGCGCCGCTACACCGAGCTCCCGGCGTCGACAGACCCCCGCCTGAGCGACTTCACCGACGAACTCACCGCCGACGCCGACAACCCCTACGAGACCGCCGGCCGGATAGAGTCGTGGCTGGAGTCGAACAAGACCTACTCGCTCAACGTCTCGGAGCCCGCCGGCGATGACGTCGCTTCGCAGTTCGTCTTCGAGATGGAGCGGGGCTACTGCGAGTACTTCGCCACGGCGATGACCGCGATGCTCCGGACCCAGGGCGTGCCCGCCCGGTACGTCGTCGGCTACTCCACCGGCCAGTCGGTCGGCGCGAACACCTACCGCGTTCGGGCGATGAACGCCCACGCCTGGGTCGAGGCGTACTTCCCCGACGTGGGGTGGGTCCGGTTCGACCCGACGCCCGGCAGCGCCCGCCTGGAGGCCGAACAGCGAGCCTTTGCGAATCAGACCGGTGCCGACCCCGGCCGCTACTCGCCGAACGAGTCGGGCAGCCCCGGCGAGCAGTTCACTCCGAACGGGTCGGCCGACAGCGCCACGACCGGCGGCGGAAGTGGCTCCGGAACCGCCGCGAGCGGAGGGGGCGCGACGGGAACCGGAACGAGCGCCGGGGGAACCCCGGGTACGCAGGGCGAGTCCGGAGCGGGCACGTCGCCCGACTCCGGCACCGCTGGGACGCCCGGCGGCGGAACGGGCGACGGCTCCGGCACCGCGACGGGGTCGGGGACCGAGTCCGGTTCCGGAACCGGAAATGCCGACTCCGAAACCGGAACCGCGACCGGCCAAGGCGACAGCGAGAGTGCCGGCGGAAGCGACGGGACGACCGACGGGACCGGCGGAACGACGGGAGCAGACGGCGGTACCACCGGCGGAAGCGACGGAACGACCACCGGCCGGAGCGGGGACGGCGAGAACGCAGGCGAGACGACTACGACGACCACCTCTGCGGACGCGCCGGCGAATAGTCCCTACGCCGTCGAACTCAACCGGACCCCGGTGCCGGGTGCGACGGTCGAAGTGACTGTCACCCGCGACGGGAGCGTCGCCTCCGGCGTTCCGGTCTCCTTCAACGGCGAGCGCGTCGGGGTCACCGACGAGTCGGGCGCCGTGACCGGGCAGGTCCCCTACGCCGAGCGACTCAGAATCACCCTCGGCGGGGCGGGTGACGACGCCGAGTCGCTCGCCGCGCCCGACTCGGGTGCTCGGCCCGCAGGCACGCCGCCAGCGAACTTCGACGCGCCGATGGCGCTGGCGGGCGGGCCGCCGCCGATTCTCGCCGAAACCGACCGACAGCGCTCTCGCTCGACCGAGGCGGGCGCACCCGGCAACGAGACCAACGGGACCGAGTACCCGCTGGCGACGAACGCCACCCTCACCGTCTCGGGCGAGGTGGCGACCGGCAGCGAGGTCGTGGTAATCGCGACGGTCCGGGGCGTGCCGATTCGCAACGCCCGGGTGACCCTCGGCAACGAATCGGTCGGCACCACCGACCGACGCGGTCGAATCCGGGCCAAACTTCACGACTCGCCCGGCAACATCACCCTCGCGGTCGCCCGCGGACCGGTCGCCGGCCAGCGCACCCTCACGATACCCCGGCTGGCGGTCTCGGTCGACCCGGCGCTCCCGCTTGCGCTCCCCTGGGCCCCCGTCGACGTGCGGACGACCTACGGCGATGGCCCCCTCGCGAACGCGAGCGTCCGGGTCGGCGGCGCGACTCGAACCACCGACATCAACGGCACGGCGACCGCCTCCCTCCCGTTCCGGGGGAGCGCGGAGGTGGTCGTCGCGGCGAAGGGCCAGACCCGGCGGACGACCGTCTCGAGCCTGTACGCCAACCTCGCGGGGATTCTCGGCGGTCTCGCTCTCGCGCTCAGCGGACTGGGGTACGCGGCTCACCGCCGGGGTGTCTCGCCGCGTTCGCTCGCCGCGGCGCTGCTCGGGGCGCTCCGCGCGATTCCCGACCTGGCGGTCTCCCTGCTGTTCGGCGCGGCCGACCGGCTCTCGCGGGCGGTCGAGACCGCGCTGGACGCGCTCGCGGAACTCCGCGCGGGCGAGACCACGGTGCGGGAACTCCTCGCCAGATTCCGGGCGTGGCTCGGGGAACGATTCCGAGCAGCCCGGCGATCCGCGACCAAGGGCTGGTCGCCTGGCGCGCTCGGCGACGACCCGGCTCCGGACGCGGCGTCGCCGGACGATCCCGACGCCGACTCCTACCGGACGCTCCGGGAGGCGTGGGAGACCTTCCTCCGGGCGGTCTCGGTCCGGCAGCCCGCGGCTTCGACCCCCGGCGAACTCGCCGACCACGCGGTCCGCGAGGACGACCTGCCGGCCGGCCCGGTCGCCACGCTCCGGGACGCCTTCCGGGACGTGGAGTACGGCGCGCGCTCGCCGGACGACCGGCTCCCGCAGGTCGAGGCGGCCGTCGCCGCCATCGAGCGCGCGATTCGGCCGGAAGAAGACGATACCGAGACACCGGACGACGACGCGCCGACGCCGGGAGGCGACGACTGA
- a CDS encoding DUF7269 family protein gives MRTRVLGGLGALLTLAAAAVVVSPALADRASAAVGFLESRDPERVLLVLGSVVGAYAAWAARAGRPDRPPTDAAAARFSDLGPRPESVTAVDRTRTGESFDDRVARACEGDERAFRAVRVALADTAADAVARADDVSPERARRAVESGAWTDDRIAAAFLAGESGPDFPLPARLRAWLDPAAERRRRIDRTVDAANRVLDEEADDRVVPGDGATAAADGGDA, from the coding sequence ATGCGGACCCGCGTGCTCGGCGGCCTCGGCGCGCTCCTGACGCTCGCGGCGGCCGCCGTCGTCGTCTCGCCGGCGCTGGCCGACCGGGCGTCCGCGGCGGTCGGCTTCCTCGAATCCCGGGACCCCGAGCGAGTGCTGCTGGTCCTCGGGTCGGTCGTCGGGGCGTACGCCGCGTGGGCGGCCCGCGCGGGTCGGCCTGACAGGCCGCCGACCGACGCCGCCGCGGCCAGGTTCTCCGACCTCGGTCCCCGGCCCGAGTCGGTGACCGCGGTCGACCGCACCCGAACCGGCGAGTCGTTCGACGACCGGGTCGCCCGGGCCTGCGAGGGCGACGAGCGGGCGTTCCGGGCGGTCCGGGTCGCGCTGGCCGACACCGCCGCCGACGCGGTGGCGAGAGCCGACGACGTCTCGCCGGAGCGAGCGCGCCGGGCGGTCGAGTCCGGCGCGTGGACCGACGACCGGATCGCCGCCGCGTTCCTCGCCGGCGAGTCCGGGCCGGACTTCCCGCTGCCGGCCCGCCTCCGGGCGTGGCTCGACCCCGCCGCGGAGCGCCGTCGGCGCATCGACCGGACCGTCGACGCCGCGAACCGGGTGCTCGACGAGGAGGCCGACGACCGGGTCGTCCCGGGCGACGGAGCGACCGCGGCCGCGGACGGAGGTGACGCGTGA
- a CDS encoding DUF58 domain-containing protein produces MNRDRVPRFRGALAGTLLLTTLGLLYAEPGLFAAAAVPLAYVAVGALSSLSGATEPRIERSFDPANPAPGAEVEVTLRVENAGESALADVRVVDGVPDELAVVSGAPRAAVALRSGEAATASYSVVAKRGNYSFEDPAVRVRTASATDRVTTAVPADGETTLSCSRSVADPPFGRASPRRVGTHPTDSGGEGLVFHSTREYRSGDPISRIDWRRLARTGDLTTVNFREERAARTVLVVDARPVARTTPAAGYPNGAALAAYAGERLYDALTAANVATDVAALGAGDADPPDGLRAGDVPWVNADEDSARARLVFEAAARAADCDAPERVRTDGTATGRDEDSARAAAAEDGSVGASHSATPDGGSTTDQTVRRLLARLPAEAQVVLVSPVTDDWPTTLARALPVRGHDLAVLSPDATGASLDAGAADDSAGRTVAATLRSIRLRDLRTAGATTVDWNVDDPLGIALERSLRTLLRP; encoded by the coding sequence GTGAACCGCGACCGCGTCCCCCGGTTCCGGGGCGCGCTGGCCGGGACGCTGCTGCTGACGACGCTGGGCCTGCTGTACGCCGAGCCGGGGCTGTTCGCGGCCGCCGCGGTCCCGCTGGCGTACGTGGCGGTCGGCGCGCTCTCGTCGCTGTCGGGGGCGACCGAACCCCGCATCGAACGCAGCTTCGACCCCGCGAACCCGGCGCCGGGCGCCGAGGTCGAGGTCACCCTGCGCGTCGAGAACGCCGGCGAGTCGGCGCTGGCCGACGTCCGGGTCGTCGACGGCGTCCCAGACGAACTCGCGGTGGTCTCGGGGGCGCCCCGCGCAGCGGTCGCGCTCCGGTCCGGCGAGGCCGCGACCGCCTCGTACTCGGTGGTGGCCAAGCGCGGCAACTACTCGTTCGAGGACCCGGCGGTCCGGGTCCGGACCGCGAGCGCGACCGACCGGGTGACGACCGCCGTGCCGGCCGACGGCGAGACGACGCTCTCCTGTTCGCGGTCGGTCGCCGACCCGCCGTTCGGTCGGGCCTCGCCCCGCCGCGTCGGCACCCACCCGACCGACTCCGGCGGCGAGGGCCTGGTGTTCCACTCCACCCGGGAGTACCGGTCGGGCGACCCCATCAGCCGCATCGACTGGCGGCGCCTGGCCAGGACCGGCGATCTCACCACGGTCAACTTCCGGGAAGAGCGGGCGGCCCGGACCGTCCTCGTGGTCGACGCCCGGCCTGTCGCCCGAACGACGCCGGCCGCGGGCTACCCCAACGGTGCGGCGCTCGCGGCGTACGCGGGCGAGCGACTCTACGACGCCCTGACCGCGGCCAATGTCGCGACCGACGTCGCCGCGCTCGGCGCGGGCGACGCCGACCCGCCCGACGGCCTCCGGGCCGGCGACGTGCCGTGGGTGAACGCCGACGAGGATTCTGCGCGAGCCCGACTGGTCTTCGAGGCCGCGGCGCGCGCGGCCGACTGCGACGCGCCCGAACGCGTGCGGACCGACGGGACGGCCACGGGGCGCGACGAGGATTCGGCCCGGGCCGCTGCCGCCGAGGACGGGAGCGTCGGCGCCTCGCACTCGGCGACGCCGGACGGCGGCAGTACCACCGACCAGACCGTCCGGCGCCTGCTCGCCAGACTGCCCGCCGAGGCCCAGGTCGTGCTGGTCTCGCCGGTGACCGACGACTGGCCGACGACGCTGGCCCGGGCGCTCCCGGTCCGGGGTCACGACCTCGCCGTGCTGAGCCCCGACGCGACCGGCGCCTCGCTCGACGCCGGTGCGGCCGACGACTCGGCCGGCCGGACCGTGGCCGCGACCCTGCGCTCGATTCGGCTCCGGGACCTCCGGACCGCGGGCGCGACGACCGTCGACTGGAACGTCGACGACCCGCTCGGCATCGCACTCGAACGCTCGCTGCGGACCCTGCTCCGACCATGA
- a CDS encoding DUF7519 family protein: protein MIDDPAHAETDVSHDPTEPDWAPTRASTAIVLLGTAAGAAALATAAGVPRGTVAAGAGAVCLAGALGLLTVERWRAPATFAASLLLVPAGAGLAVGVGYESLVAVAASFPAASPTRVVGEMLRIAGVLAVLAGCTTAAFGAVASVRGVVTRRAVSRCLGVAVRVALLPAALFAALAGHAAVTNLDLGVAGALGDLVAAATGWLLAPAPGRLHLLAFSLLLAAAGYAAHRALRELPTRELAGDAAVGDVGVADALAALRRGLGRVATVALLAVPPAFLFEVAGSTGVLRETLPAGVYDSLVAVTAAPGLRALLWWTAIGAGGLAAIAALVRRSSRTSTRELLVGYAPFAAGLAVVAGAAAVHRPVLDALVGFVAGRLEPPLTGQFRDLSDSAVTFYGPETVVLGLAAGVLVLAAGAVLALSVAFGLGFVPADAAGPALAGGGLFLAAGFAGTVAAPLWVVLGGLVAALVVWDAGEFAAALGSEVGRRAETRRVELLHALAALSVGGVAALAAGALARIVPAGPSAVGLGDLSVALFAAVAGAVLLVMALR, encoded by the coding sequence ATGATCGACGACCCCGCGCACGCCGAGACCGACGTCTCGCACGACCCGACCGAACCCGACTGGGCGCCGACCCGGGCGAGCACCGCAATCGTCCTCCTCGGTACCGCGGCCGGCGCGGCGGCGCTGGCGACCGCGGCGGGCGTCCCGAGGGGGACGGTCGCGGCCGGAGCGGGCGCGGTCTGTCTCGCGGGCGCGCTCGGCCTGCTGACGGTCGAGCGGTGGCGCGCGCCGGCGACGTTCGCGGCGAGTCTGCTGCTCGTGCCAGCCGGCGCGGGGCTGGCGGTCGGCGTCGGCTACGAGTCGCTGGTGGCGGTCGCGGCGTCGTTCCCGGCGGCGTCGCCGACCCGCGTGGTGGGGGAGATGCTCCGCATCGCCGGGGTGCTGGCGGTCCTCGCGGGCTGTACGACGGCCGCGTTCGGCGCGGTCGCGTCGGTCCGCGGCGTCGTCACCCGCCGGGCGGTGTCTCGGTGTCTCGGCGTCGCCGTCCGGGTCGCGCTGCTCCCGGCGGCGCTGTTCGCCGCGCTCGCCGGCCACGCGGCGGTCACGAACCTCGACCTCGGCGTCGCGGGCGCGCTCGGTGACCTGGTCGCGGCGGCGACCGGCTGGTTGCTCGCGCCGGCGCCCGGCCGACTCCACTTGCTGGCCTTCTCGCTGCTGCTCGCGGCCGCCGGCTACGCCGCCCACCGGGCGCTGCGCGAACTGCCGACCCGGGAGCTCGCGGGAGATGCGGCGGTCGGCGACGTGGGGGTCGCCGACGCGCTGGCCGCGCTCCGGCGCGGGCTGGGCCGGGTCGCGACGGTCGCCCTGCTCGCGGTCCCGCCCGCGTTCCTCTTCGAGGTCGCGGGCTCGACCGGGGTGCTGCGGGAGACACTGCCCGCCGGCGTCTACGACTCCCTCGTGGCCGTCACGGCCGCGCCGGGACTGCGCGCGCTGCTCTGGTGGACCGCCATCGGCGCCGGCGGGCTCGCGGCGATCGCGGCGCTCGTCCGGCGCTCGTCGCGGACCTCAACCCGGGAGCTGCTGGTCGGCTACGCGCCGTTCGCCGCGGGGCTGGCGGTCGTCGCCGGCGCGGCCGCGGTCCACCGACCGGTGCTCGACGCGCTGGTCGGGTTCGTCGCCGGGCGGCTCGAACCCCCGCTGACCGGCCAGTTCCGCGACCTCTCGGACTCGGCCGTAACGTTCTACGGCCCGGAGACGGTCGTCCTGGGACTGGCGGCGGGCGTGCTGGTCCTGGCCGCCGGCGCGGTCCTCGCGCTCTCGGTGGCGTTCGGACTCGGGTTCGTCCCCGCTGACGCGGCCGGCCCCGCGCTGGCGGGCGGCGGCCTGTTCCTCGCGGCCGGGTTCGCCGGGACGGTCGCCGCGCCGCTATGGGTCGTGCTCGGCGGGCTCGTCGCCGCGCTGGTCGTCTGGGACGCCGGGGAGTTCGCCGCGGCGCTCGGCTCGGAGGTCGGGCGGCGCGCCGAGACCCGGCGGGTCGAACTACTCCACGCGCTGGCCGCGCTGTCGGTCGGCGGCGTCGCGGCGCTGGCTGCGGGCGCGCTGGCGCGGATCGTCCCTGCGGGGCCGAGCGCCGTCGGCCTGGGCGACCTCTCGGTCGCGCTGTTCGCGGCGGTCGCGGGCGCGGTCCTGCTGGTGATGGCGCTGCGGTGA
- a CDS encoding Htur_1727 family rSAM-partnered candidate RiPP: MVEKARRAAVEESRPDADPEWEVLAREEPASPPRYVGTVRARDAEEAHEEATRLFCWYDHEVWVCPATAIRRFSAEAGAEVGEEELATPESGAEGRTHEL, translated from the coding sequence ATGGTCGAGAAGGCGCGACGCGCGGCGGTCGAGGAGTCGCGGCCGGACGCCGACCCCGAGTGGGAGGTGCTGGCCCGCGAGGAGCCGGCGAGTCCGCCCCGCTACGTGGGCACGGTCCGGGCCCGCGACGCCGAGGAGGCCCACGAGGAGGCGACCCGGCTGTTCTGCTGGTACGACCACGAGGTGTGGGTGTGTCCCGCGACGGCGATTCGGCGGTTCTCGGCCGAGGCGGGTGCCGAGGTCGGGGAGGAGGAGCTGGCGACGCCGGAGTCCGGGGCGGAGGGACGGACGCACGAACTGTAG
- a CDS encoding AAA family ATPase yields the protein MDQPTATNRCRRVLDAVSSAVIADEAFLETVLTGVLARGHVLLEDVPGTGKTLTARSFADALGLSFSRIQFTPDLLPADITGSNVYNEGTGEFEFSSGPVFANVVLADEINRAPPKTQAALLEAMGEGQVTVDGTTHDLPTPFFVLATQNPVEQEGTFGLPEAQRDRFIVKTAMGYPDFGGERELVDRRADRTAKAPSVDPVLEGREVAAIQRVLEDVRVDDKLRDYVVALGRATRQDDRVDVGVSPRGIQRLFEAARARAVVAGRDYVAPDDVKRVSGPTFAHRLVLTDEARVRGADRGDVVADVLDRVEVPAVTSSASA from the coding sequence ATGGACCAACCCACGGCGACGAACCGCTGCCGGCGGGTGCTCGACGCCGTCAGTTCCGCGGTCATCGCCGACGAGGCGTTCCTCGAGACCGTGTTGACCGGAGTGCTGGCCCGGGGTCACGTCCTGCTGGAGGACGTGCCGGGCACCGGCAAAACCCTGACCGCCCGGAGCTTCGCCGACGCGCTCGGCCTGTCGTTCTCGCGCATCCAGTTCACGCCCGACCTGCTGCCCGCCGACATCACCGGCTCGAACGTCTACAACGAGGGCACCGGCGAGTTCGAGTTCTCGTCTGGCCCGGTGTTCGCCAACGTCGTCCTCGCGGACGAGATAAATCGCGCGCCGCCCAAGACCCAGGCCGCGCTGCTCGAAGCGATGGGCGAGGGGCAGGTCACGGTCGACGGGACGACCCACGATCTGCCGACGCCGTTCTTCGTCCTGGCGACCCAGAACCCCGTCGAACAGGAGGGCACCTTCGGCCTGCCGGAGGCCCAGCGCGACCGCTTCATCGTCAAGACGGCGATGGGCTACCCCGACTTCGGCGGCGAGCGCGAACTGGTCGACCGGCGGGCCGACCGGACCGCCAAGGCGCCGAGCGTCGACCCGGTGCTGGAGGGCCGGGAGGTCGCGGCCATCCAGCGCGTCCTGGAGGACGTCCGCGTCGACGACAAGCTCCGGGACTACGTGGTCGCGCTCGGCCGGGCCACCCGCCAGGACGACCGGGTCGACGTCGGTGTCTCGCCGCGGGGCATCCAGCGGCTGTTCGAGGCCGCCCGAGCCCGGGCCGTGGTGGCGGGCCGCGACTACGTCGCCCCCGACGACGTCAAGCGCGTCTCCGGACCCACCTTCGCCCACCGGCTCGTGCTGACCGACGAAGCGCGGGTCCGCGGTGCCGACCGCGGCGACGTCGTCGCCGACGTGCTCGACCGGGTCGAAGTGCCCGCGGTGACGTCGTCCGCGTCCGCGTAG